A single Pantoea rwandensis DNA region contains:
- a CDS encoding CPBP family intramembrane glutamic endopeptidase, whose amino-acid sequence MDTQSDKVTLTLFYAASFVVYYVVTMLITLFPNYGALRNNGLLVPVLCLFEFAVIYPLYRFYCQRRTDIPLGYLRPGQALLFVGALVALMVAQTQFLQPEGWLIAQSQQGRSSMLILLLTAVLLAPVFEEVLFRGFLLQGFLLWAPKSRFACMLLTSLLFAAMHTQYVHWETIVALTLFSLLLCYARLRSNSLALPIFLHTLNNLIAILPAWFYA is encoded by the coding sequence ATGGACACCCAATCCGACAAAGTGACGCTGACGCTGTTCTATGCCGCGAGCTTTGTGGTGTATTACGTCGTGACCATGCTGATTACGCTGTTTCCCAACTACGGGGCGCTGCGTAATAACGGTTTACTGGTGCCTGTGCTCTGCTTGTTCGAATTCGCGGTCATTTATCCGCTGTATCGTTTTTATTGCCAACGCCGCACTGACATTCCGCTGGGATATCTCCGTCCTGGCCAGGCGTTGCTGTTTGTGGGTGCGCTGGTGGCACTGATGGTGGCGCAAACGCAATTCCTGCAACCGGAAGGCTGGTTGATTGCCCAGAGCCAACAGGGTCGCAGTTCGATGTTGATCCTGCTGCTAACCGCCGTGCTGCTGGCGCCAGTGTTTGAAGAGGTGTTGTTCCGCGGTTTTCTGTTACAGGGGTTTCTGTTGTGGGCGCCGAAGAGTCGCTTCGCCTGCATGCTGCTCACCTCACTGCTGTTCGCCGCGATGCACACGCAGTACGTGCATTGGGAAACCATCGTGGCCCTGACGCTGTTTTCACTGTTGCTGTGTTACGCCCGTCTGCGCAGCAATAGCCTCGCGCTGCCCATCTTCCTGCATACGTTGAATAACTTGATCGCGATTCTGCCCGCCTGGTTCTACGCATAA
- the yniD gene encoding small membrane protein YniD has product MGKKLAATKHWKMIVVLLCICGALMLIRWAAMIWG; this is encoded by the coding sequence GTGGGGAAAAAACTGGCTGCAACTAAACACTGGAAAATGATTGTGGTGCTGCTGTGCATCTGCGGCGCGCTGATGCTGATTCGTTGGGCTGCCATGATATGGGGCTGA
- a CDS encoding OsmC family protein — translation MTIHKKGSAHWEGDIKGKGTVSTESGVLNNQPYGFNTRFEGEKGTNPEELIGAAHAACFSMALSLMLGQAGHPPKSIDTTADVSLDKKGEGFAITKIALTSTIALPGIDSAKFDEIIQKAKAGCPVSQVLNAEISLDYTLNN, via the coding sequence ATGACCATTCATAAGAAAGGATCGGCCCATTGGGAAGGCGACATCAAAGGCAAAGGTACCGTGAGCACCGAAAGCGGCGTGCTGAACAACCAGCCTTACGGATTTAATACCCGTTTTGAGGGTGAGAAGGGCACCAATCCGGAAGAGTTGATCGGTGCTGCACATGCGGCGTGCTTCTCCATGGCGTTGTCGCTGATGCTGGGTCAGGCTGGCCATCCGCCAAAAAGCATCGACACCACGGCGGATGTGTCACTGGACAAAAAAGGTGAAGGTTTTGCCATTACCAAAATCGCACTGACCAGCACCATTGCGTTGCCAGGCATCGACAGTGCCAAATTTGATGAGATTATTCAGAAAGCCAAAGCGGGCTGCCCGGTCTCTCAGGTGCTGAATGCTGAGATCAGCCTGGACTATACGCTGAATAATTAA
- the lldD gene encoding FMN-dependent L-lactate dehydrogenase LldD, giving the protein MIISAASDYRAAAQRILPPFLFHYLDGGAYAEHTLKRNVSDLSDVALRQRVLKNMSDLSLETKLFNETLSMPVALAPVGLCGMYARRGEVQAARAAALKGIPFTLSTVSLCPIEEVAPAINRPMWFQLYVLRDRGFMRNALERAKAAGCSTLVFTVDMPTPGARYRDAHSGMSGPNAAMRRYWQAVTHPQWAWDVGLNGRPHDLGNISAYLGKPTGLEDYIGWLANNFDPSISWKDLEWIREFWDGPMVIKGILDPEDARDAVRFGADGIVVSNHGGRQLDGVLSSARALPAIADAVKGDIAILADSGIRNGLDVVRMIALGADTVLLGRAFIYALATHGQRGVENLLNLIEKEMKVAMTLTGAKTIAEITQDSLVQANALLSEAGLHPARPRAVS; this is encoded by the coding sequence ATGATCATCTCTGCAGCCAGTGACTATCGCGCCGCGGCGCAACGTATCCTGCCCCCGTTCCTGTTCCATTACCTTGACGGCGGCGCGTATGCCGAACACACCCTGAAGCGCAATGTGTCCGATCTGTCGGACGTGGCACTGCGTCAGCGTGTGTTGAAGAACATGTCCGATCTCAGTCTGGAAACCAAACTGTTCAACGAAACGCTGTCGATGCCGGTCGCGTTAGCGCCTGTGGGTTTGTGCGGCATGTACGCGCGACGCGGGGAAGTACAGGCCGCGCGTGCAGCGGCACTGAAAGGCATTCCGTTCACGCTCTCCACCGTATCGCTGTGTCCGATTGAAGAGGTGGCGCCTGCCATTAATCGTCCGATGTGGTTCCAGCTGTATGTGCTGCGCGATCGTGGCTTTATGCGTAACGCACTGGAACGCGCGAAAGCGGCGGGCTGTTCGACGCTGGTCTTCACCGTGGATATGCCGACGCCGGGCGCGCGCTACCGCGATGCGCATTCGGGCATGAGCGGGCCTAACGCGGCGATGCGTCGTTACTGGCAGGCGGTGACACATCCGCAGTGGGCGTGGGATGTGGGGCTGAATGGCCGTCCGCACGATCTCGGTAATATCTCTGCTTATCTCGGTAAGCCCACCGGATTGGAAGATTACATTGGCTGGCTGGCCAATAACTTTGACCCGTCGATCTCATGGAAAGACCTGGAGTGGATTCGTGAGTTTTGGGATGGCCCTATGGTGATCAAAGGCATTCTGGATCCCGAAGATGCGCGTGATGCGGTGCGCTTTGGCGCGGACGGCATTGTGGTTTCTAACCATGGCGGACGCCAGCTGGATGGCGTGCTGTCATCGGCACGCGCACTGCCCGCGATTGCAGACGCCGTGAAAGGCGATATTGCCATTCTGGCCGACAGTGGTATCCGCAACGGGTTGGATGTGGTGCGTATGATCGCGCTCGGTGCAGACACGGTGCTGCTGGGCCGTGCCTTTATCTATGCGCTGGCGACCCATGGCCAGCGTGGCGTTGAGAATTTGCTGAATTTGATCGAAAAAGAGATGAAAGTGGCGATGACGCTGACCGGGGCAAAAACCATTGCCGAGATCACCCAGGATTCGCTGGTGCAGGCAAATGCGCTGCTGAGCGAAGCGGGTTTACACCCGGCCCGACCGCGTGCCGTGAGCTGA